The window CGCGACGTCCCCGCTACCGTCCGAGGCGCGCGGCACCCAGTGCACGACGACCGCCATCGCTCCCGCCACGGCGGGCCCGTCGGGGCCCTCCGGGCCGGGGGACCCGTCCGGGCCGGGCGACCCGGGCGAGCCGTCCAACCTGTGCGACCCGTCCGGCGCGGGCCTCGCCGGTGACCTGGGCAGCAGCGGCAGGTCCACGAAGACCCAGGACCCGACACCCGCCTCCACGCCCTGACCGGCGAGCGCCGCCGAGACCACGTGCGCGCAGGTGAGCGCCAGCTCGGGGGTGACCAGGAAGCCCGCACCGACCGGTCGGGCCAGCGCGTCGTGCACCCGCAGCACCGCCGCGTCCAGCGCCTTCGCCCCGCTCCCCGTTCCCGTTCCTGGCACCGGTCCCGTTCCCGGCCCCGTCCCTCCGACTGGGCCGGTGCCCGGCCCGGGGCCCGGCCCGGTCACGGCGCGGGCTCCGCCGCCGGCTCGACACCCCCGCCCGGTTCGTCGACCGGGGACCGGTGCCAGGTCAGCGAGACCTTGAAATTGGCCTGGGCCGAGGTACTGGAGATGATCACGTCCGCCTCGGCGGACAACGACAGTCCGAACTCGATGCCGATCTCGTCCGGCGCGTGGACCATGCCCCGGAACCCATCGACGAAGTCCTGCGCCACCGGCCGCACCCCGGCCAGCAGCTCACCCAGGGACCGGGTGGCACGGGCCACCACCTGCCCCGGCCGGGCGACCTGCACCAGGCCCTCCGCGGCCTGCTCGATCTCGACCTTCACGATGTCCGACCGGCCGTCCGCCGCACCGACCGGCAGCTCGACGAGATATGCCATGTCTCCCCCTCGGGACCTCGGCGGCCCCCACGCGTGGCTGTCCCCCACCCGGTCTACCCCGCCCCGCTCCCGCTGACCCGGCATCCACCGAATCCGCCCGAACCGCACCGGTCCGGGGGTCCGGGCACGGGCACCCGGCGCGGCACGGGTGGGCGGTTCACCCGGCGCCGCACCCCTGCCGCGGGCTCCTCGTCCCGGCCAGCACGGGCTCCTCGCGCACACACCGGCGGGCGGGGGGATGATGTGCTTCAGGAAGCGCGAG of the Kitasatospora sp. NBC_01246 genome contains:
- a CDS encoding CU044_2847 family protein, whose amino-acid sequence is MAYLVELPVGAADGRSDIVKVEIEQAAEGLVQVARPGQVVARATRSLGELLAGVRPVAQDFVDGFRGMVHAPDEIGIEFGLSLSAEADVIISSTSAQANFKVSLTWHRSPVDEPGGGVEPAAEPAP